A stretch of Aythya fuligula isolate bAytFul2 chromosome 1, bAytFul2.pri, whole genome shotgun sequence DNA encodes these proteins:
- the FAM181B gene encoding protein FAM181B, which yields MAVPAALLSPHHHLLSFCFPAGGLLGYADLEKGYEGGGGGGGGGGGGGEAGDFKEATRDLLSFIDSASSNIKLALDKPVKSKRKVNHRKYLQKQIKRCTGIIAAAAPPPSSSSSPAAAACPAKQPPPPRREASTAASSLQSKSLAALFGSLQPGRGSASGCGAAGGGGGGSSGGSAAAGGPRKVPLRARNLPPSFFTEPALPPRGPPPASKETEKGGGAEAAEFFELLGPDYGALLPEHAALQDAFPAARLPAELGLEHGLYEAPLPSLPAAHHPLLGGLLYPEPPWSPAGPCSPPKKSPPEALRPLYSGGAESGSEAFGSFFPECPLAPPQVPYDYSTGYHRATYSGL from the coding sequence aTGGCCGTGCCAGCcgccctgctcagcccccaccaccacctcctctcCTTCTGCTTCCCCGCCGGCGGCCTGCTGGGCTATGCCGACCTGGAGAAGGGCTACGagggcggaggaggaggaggaggtggcggcggcggcggcggcgaggcggGGGACTTTAAGGAAGCCACCAGGGACCTGCTGAGCTTCATCGACTCGGCCTCCAGCAACATCAAGCTGGCGCTGGACAAGCCGGTGAAGTCGAAGAGGAAGGTGAACCACAGGAAATACCTGCAGAAGCAGATCAAGCGTTGCACCGGCATcatcgccgccgccgccccgccgccctcctcctcctcctccccggccgccgccgcctgcccgGCCAAGCAGCCGCCGCCACCTCGCCGGGAAGCCTCGACGGCGGCCAGCAGCCTCCAGAGCAAGAGCCTGGCGGCCCTTTTCGGCTCCCTGCAGCCGGGAAGGGGCTCGGCGAGCGGCTGCGgggcggcgggaggaggaggaggaggaagcagcggAGGGTCGGCGGCTGCGGGTGGCCCTCGGAAGGTGCCTCTGCGGGCCCGCAACCTGCCGCCCTCCTTCTTCACCGAGCCGGCTCTGCCGCCCCGCGGGCCTCCGCCGGCCTCCAAGGAGACGGAGAAAGGCGGTGGGGCGGAGGCAGCCGAGTTTTTTGAGCTGCTGGGCCCCGACTACGGAGCGCTGCTGCCTGAGCACGCCGCCCTGCAGGACGCCTTCCCTGCCGCCCGCCTGCCCGccgagctggggctggagcacggCCTCTACGAGGCTCCGCTGCCTTCGCTGCCCGCTGCCCACCACCCGCTGTTGGGTGGGCTGCTGTATCCCGAGCCGCCCTGGAGCCCGGCcgggccctgcagcccccccaaaaaatctcCTCCCGAGGCGCTACGCCCGCTCTACTCCGGTGGAGCGGAGTCCGGCAGCGAGGCCTTCGGCTCCTTCTTCCCTGAGTGCCCCTTGGCCCCGCCACAGGTGCCCTACGACTACAGCACCGGCTACCACCGGGCCACCTACTCCGGCCTGTAG